From the Sphaerochaeta sp. genome, one window contains:
- a CDS encoding methyltransferase domain-containing protein — MNKSWNAQEYQNQCMFVPSYGKGLLPLMGDVRGKTVLDIGCGSGVLTEEIHKMGAVVHGIDASVSMIALAKSQFPDLDLSVADALSLPFQDAFDVVFSNAVFHWVEGGKQQTLLSGVRKALHLGGTLVCEMGGKGCGESVHHALSEGFARRGFHYVHPFYFPSIGQYAPILEACHLQPVLMQWFPRPTKMNGRDGLKNWISMFVTAPFAGMEEEMRQTIIQEAEDRLRNQLFDGTDWIIDYTRLRVVATAV, encoded by the coding sequence ATGAACAAATCCTGGAATGCGCAAGAGTACCAGAACCAATGCATGTTCGTCCCTTCTTACGGGAAGGGATTGTTGCCTTTGATGGGGGATGTACGGGGAAAGACGGTGTTGGATATCGGATGCGGCAGTGGAGTTTTGACTGAGGAAATCCACAAGATGGGGGCCGTCGTCCACGGCATCGACGCATCGGTTTCGATGATCGCGTTGGCAAAGTCCCAGTTTCCCGATCTTGACCTGAGCGTCGCCGATGCGTTGTCCCTTCCGTTTCAGGACGCCTTCGACGTGGTCTTCTCCAACGCCGTCTTCCACTGGGTGGAAGGGGGAAAGCAGCAAACGTTGCTCAGCGGGGTGCGGAAGGCGCTCCACCTTGGCGGGACGCTGGTGTGTGAGATGGGCGGAAAAGGATGCGGGGAATCGGTGCACCATGCCTTGTCCGAGGGGTTCGCCCGTCGGGGTTTCCATTATGTGCATCCGTTCTATTTCCCCAGCATCGGGCAGTACGCCCCGATTTTGGAGGCATGCCACCTGCAACCAGTGTTGATGCAATGGTTTCCCCGGCCGACGAAGATGAACGGTCGTGACGGGCTGAAGAACTGGATCTCCATGTTCGTCACCGCGCCGTTCGCCGGCATGGAAGAAGAGATGCGCCAAACCATCATCCAGGAGGCGGAAGACCGCCTCCGGAATCAGTTGTTTGATGGTACGGACTGGATCATCGACTACACACGGCTCAGGGTCGTCGCCACGGCCGTCTGA